The following proteins are co-located in the Papaver somniferum cultivar HN1 unplaced genomic scaffold, ASM357369v1 unplaced-scaffold_128, whole genome shotgun sequence genome:
- the LOC113331976 gene encoding RING-H2 finger protein ATL43-like, producing MGIWSVCFLPFPTIIIIIITTCCRAFMVVEAGNRKILVSPMKTVVLVVLQGTHDEPMLSSSSPPPSPPPPVDASFKPSMAVVIGVLTTMFSVTFLLLLYAKHCRRNHESSSATTGEHHHHHHSRGGGGGGGRRNSGIDRAVIESLPIFRFGALRGEKEGMECAVCLSKYEDEKEVLRLLPKCKHAFHVDCVDTWLDAHSTCPLCRFRVDPEDVLLIVQEQQRELLSSPSEEEADKKKNRNHPVTDSKNRNSGAEETVIGKTGRIVLGRHSSAGERRSRHFLNEVAVVRPSGGVGGSSSVANFQDIAASRRSLDSAGSLRRKKETTSSTSVSMGCFDRGGYRKDGLLMVMPSKNEQQEEEQEELKPTTTVADNTDRESFVRRFEHRIIALPSRQRGDLFKHRWSDLRPSDMLLLKAKMIKKEMTVARREQEQEEGSMAVNRNDDDNVSGRNVINSRSVSEITGISRFS from the coding sequence ATGGGAATTTGGAGTGTTTGTTTCTTACCATTCCCAACTATCATCATTATTATCATCACCACTTGTTGCAGAGCCTTCATGGTGGTGGAAGCAGGGAATAGAAAAATCCTAGTCTCTCCTATGAAAACagttgttttagttgttttgcAAGGTACACATGATGAACCAAtgctttcttcttcctctcctcctccttctccaccaccacccgTGGATGCTTCGTTTAAGCCCAGCATGGCAGTAGTTATTGGTGTTTTAACTACCATGTTTTCCGTTACATTTCTACTTCTTCTATATGCAAAGCATTGTAGAAGAAATCACGAGTCTTCTTCTGCCACAACAGgggaacaccaccaccaccaccactccagaggtggtggtggtggaggagggaGAAGAAATTCTGGGATCGATAGAGCGGTGATAGAGTCGTTGCCAATTTTCAGATTCGGAGCGTTGAGGGGTGAGAAAGAAGGAATGGAATGTGCTGTGTGTTTGAGCAAGTACGAAGATGAAAAGGAAGTGTTAAGATTATTGCCGAAATGTAAACATGCTTTTCATGTAGATTGTGTTGATACTTGGTTAGATGCGCATTCTACTTGTCCTCTTTGTCGATTCCGAGTCGACCCAGAAGATGTTCTCTTGATTGTACAAGAACAACAGAGAGAACTGCTTAGTAGTCCTTCGGAAGAAGAAGCCGACAAGAAGAAAAACAGAAACCACCCTGTAACGGACTCCAAAAATCGAAATTCAGGCGCTGAGGAAACAGTAATAGGAAAGACCGGGAGGATAGTGTTGGGCCGTCATTCATCGGCAGGGGAAAGGAGGAGTCGACATTTTCTTAATGAGGTAGCAGTTGTGAGACCCTCAGGTGGTGTAGGAGGCTCTTCTTCGGTTGCCAATTTTCAAGACATTGCGGCTTCTAGACGATCACTAGATAGTGCCGGCTCTCTCAGAAGGAAAAAGGAAACGACGTCTTCAACTTCTGTAAGCATGGGTTGTTTTGACAGAGGAGGGTATCGCAAAGACGGACTCTTAATGGTGATGCCATCAAAGAATGAACAACAAGAAGAGGAACAAGAGGAATTAAAGCCAACCACCACCGTTGCTGACAACACGGATAGAGAAAGTTTTGTACGAAGATTTGAGCATCGAATCATTGCATTACCCTCAAGACAAAGAGGAGACCTGTTTAAACATCGATGGAGCGATCTGAGACCGTCGGATATGTTGTTATTGAAGGCAAAGATGATTAAGAAAGAAATGACTGTTGCTCGTCGGGAACAAGAGCAAGAAGAGGGGAGTATGGCTGTCAACAGAAATGACGATGACAATGTGAGTGGTAGAAATGTAATAAACTCGAGAAGCGTATCCGAAATAACAGGAATAAGTAGGTTTTCTTAA